A window of Nicotiana tabacum cultivar K326 chromosome 24, ASM71507v2, whole genome shotgun sequence contains these coding sequences:
- the LOC107779746 gene encoding large ribosomal subunit protein eL34-like: MVQRLTYRKRHSYATKSNQHRVVKTPGGKLIYQSTKKRASGPKCPVTGKRIQGIPHLRPTEYKRSRLSRNRRTVNRAYGGVLSGSAVRERIIRAFLVEEQKIVKKVLKIQKAKEKLAAKS; this comes from the exons ATGGTCCAACGACTAACTTACCGTAAACGGCACAGCTATGCCACCAAATCTAACCAACATAGGGTTGTCAAAACCCCAG GTGGAAAGCTGATTTATCAGAGTACTAAGAAGAGGGCTAGTGGACCTAAGTGCCCTGTTACTGGAAAAAGAATTCAAGgg ATTCCTCACTTGAGGCCTACTGAATACAAGAGGTCAAGATTGTCCAGAAACAGGAGGACTGTGAACCGTGCTTATGGTGGCGTGTTGTCAGGCAGTGCCGTACGTGAAAG GATCATAAGAGCCTTTTTGGTGGAAGAACAAAAGATTGTGAAGAAGGTTTTGAAGATCCAGAAAGCCAAGGAAAAGCTAGCTGCTAAGAGCTAA
- the LOC107779750 gene encoding glutathione S-transferase U10-like yields the protein MEKETEVVLLGSWFSSYCNRVRLALEIKGIQYEYTEQDLTNKSQELLNYNPIHKKVPVLVHKGKPIVESIVILEYIEDCWKNLTKLWPEEPYERAKVRFWINYYDQKIGPSSKAVLMSKGSEKDKAIEESKEVVKVLEEGTERDFPKRSPFLNGENPGILDIVIGSSACNAEAFNEAIGGGEDLNLDKYPCLFALVTALKNLPIMKQYLPQHHDLVAIIRNKFNLNQDA from the exons ATGGAGAAAGAAACTGAAGTTGTTTTACTAGGCTCCTGGTTCAGCTCCTACTGTAACAGAGTTAGACTTGCCCTTGAAATCAAAGGCATCCAATATGAGTACACAGAGCAAGATCTAACAAATAAGAGTCAAGAACTCCTCAACTACAATCCAATACATAAGAAAGTGCCTGTTCTTGTCCATAAAGGGAAACCTATTGTTGAATCAATTGTCATACTTGAATACATCGAAGATTGCTGGAAAAATTTGACCAAGTTGTGGCCAGAGGAGCCTTATGAGAGAGCCAAAGTTCGCTTCTGGATAAATTATTATGATCAAAAG ATTGGACCAAGCTCAAAAGCTGTTCTAATGTCAAAAGGGAGTGAAAAAGACAAGGCAATAGAAGAATCAAAGGAGGTGGTAAAGGTGCTTGAAGAGGGAACTGAAAGGGACTTTCCAAAAAGATCACCATTTCTGAATGGTGAGAATCCAGGGATTCTTGATATAGTAATAGGTTcaagtgcttgtaatgctgaagCCTTTAATGAAGCTATTGGAGGAGGAGAAGATCTTAACCTGGATAAATATCCTTGCCTTTTTGCACTTGTTACTGCTCTGAAAAACTTACCTATAATGAAGCAGTATCTTCCACAACACCATGATCTTGTTGCTATTATAAGGAACAAGTTTAACTTAAACCAAGATGCTTGA